In Zingiber officinale cultivar Zhangliang chromosome 11B, Zo_v1.1, whole genome shotgun sequence, a single window of DNA contains:
- the LOC122034270 gene encoding GTP-binding protein At2g22870-like: MLLHPRLLLPIVSGYPPPSGSFRFLLSARKRAPSPFLPRSCSFSTKAQVAVSAPLEIDSPISPRIVEEGGEVPQVQIPFDRLFVPPGVDRAGAAAAASARVLRGSNIVLGPYAHDAQISTADFVKSSTKTEDCPSDGLPEFALVGRSNVGKSSLLNSIVRRKRLALTSKKPGKTQCINHFRINDSWFLVDLPGYGYAAAPQELRVNWNEFTKSYFLDRATLVSVFLLIDASIPAKKIDLEYASWLGQNQIPMTIIFTKCDKRKKKKSGGKRPEEHVEDFQKLISEYFQEAPPWIMTSSVTNQGRDEILLHMAQLRNYWLKH; encoded by the exons ATGCTTCTCCACCCTCGCCTCCTCCTTCCTATCGTTTCCGGCTACCCTCCTCCCTCTGGATCCTTTCGTTTCCTCCTCTCCGCCAGGAAAAGGGCTCCCTCTCCCTTCCTTCCCCGCTCTTGTTCCTTCTCCACCAAAGCGCAGGTCGCCGTGTCTGCGCCCTTGGAAATTGACTCCCCGATCTCGCCCCGAATCGTAGAAGAGGGTGGAGAGGTTCCCCAGGTACAGATACCATTCGACAGGCTCTTCGTTCCGCCGGGAGTGGACCGTGCGGGAGCCGCCGCTGCTGCTAGTGCAAGGGTGCTCCGAGGATCTAACATCGTGCTGGGTCCTTACGCCCATGACGCTCAGATCTCCACCGCTGATTTCGTCAAAAGCAGTACCAAGACCGAGGACTGCCCCTCCGATGGCCTCCCAGAGTTTGCCCTAGTTGGACGCTCAAACGTTGGCAAGTCGTCCCTCCTTAATTCCATTGTCAGGCGGAAGCGCCTCGCGCTCACCTCCAAGAAGCCCG GAAAAACTCAGTGCATTAATCATTTTCGCATAAATGATTCTTGGTTTCTGGTGGATCTGCCTGGTTATGG ATATGCTGCTGCACCACAGGAATTGCGGGTTAACTGGAATGAATTTACCAAAAGCTACTTTCTTGATCGGGCAACATTAGTATCCGTCTTCTTACTTATAGATGCCAGCATCCCGGCTAAGAAGATTGATCTTGAATATGCTAGTTGGCTGGGACAAAACCAG ATCCCCATGACAATTATCTTCACAAAGTGCGACAAGCGTAAAAAGAAGAAGAGTGGTGGTAAAAGACCTGAAGAACATGTAGAAGACTTTCAAAAACTGATAAGTGAGTACTTCCAGGAAGCACCACCTTGGATAATGACTAGTAGTGTGACCAACCAAGGTCGGGATGAGATATTATTGCACATGGCTCAGTTGAGGAACTATTGGCTTAAGCACTAG
- the LOC122034885 gene encoding probable WRKY transcription factor 65 yields the protein MNDELDTCEAEEEVGAAEAGSGDESRPPAQSSVPSPKRSRREVEKRVVTVPISETKGSGEGAPPPDSWAWRKYGQKPIKGSPYPRGYYRCSSSKGCPARKQVERSRLEPSMIVVTYSFDHNHPWPLPKNHHHNSAALAAAPPQPLPQGEPSPPESIEREEDTKFSDLISEEGSLLPVDVYSTASPSAAGSSELLYGSVFFSRADAVSGAGGAAALPEEREEFLNEGEEDSLFAGLGELPEYSVVLRRELASTSWVGTTG from the exons ATGAACGACGAGCTGGACACGTGCGAGGCCGAGGAGGAGGTTGGAGCGGCAGAGGCCGGATCCGGCGATGAGTCGCGGCCGCCGGCGCAGTCTTCGGTTCCGTCCCCTAAGAGAAG CCGGCGGGAGGTGGAGAAGCGGGTGGTGACGGTGCCGATAAGCGAGACGAAGGGCAGCGGCGAGGGAGCTCCGCCGCCGGATTCGTGGGCTTGGAGGAAGTACGGTCAGAAGCCCATCAAGGGCTCGCCTTATCCGAG GGGTTACTATCGGTGCAGCAGCTCGAAGGGATGCCCGGCGAGGAAGCAGGTGGAGCGGAGCCGGCTCGAGCCGTCCATGATCGTGGTGACCTACTCCTTCGACCACAACCACCCGTGGCCGCTCCCCAAGAACCACCACCACAACAGCGCGGCGCTGGCGGCGGCGCCGCCGCAGCCCCTCCCGCAGGGGGAACCCAGCCCGCCGGAGTCGATCGAGCGGGAGGAGGACACCAAGTTCTCCGACTTGATCTCGGAGGAGGGGTCGCTGCTCCCCGTCGACGTGTACTCCACGGCCTCCCCCTCCGCCGCAGGATCCAGCGAGCTCCTCTACGGTTCGGTCTTCTTCTCCAGGGCCGATgccgtctccggcgccggcggcgCCGCGGCGCTTCCCGAGGAGCGCGAGGAATTCCTGAACGAAGGCGAGGAGGACTCTCTGTTCGCGGGGCTGGGAGAGCTGCCGGAGTACTCGGTGGTGCTTCGCCGAGAGCTGGCGTCCACATCCTGGGTGGGGACCACCGGCTGA
- the LOC122034296 gene encoding probable sugar phosphate/phosphate translocator At1g06470, translating into MMELSNGLGDEETVEATEAAAAHTEDKVGEVGKEKEKDRKLSLRREPSFSRWCNEDGILRQSAVDDDGSPRTNSAAEESEEFELPLLHQRMPDEVGSQAEDQRRIHEFRQRSMFLGIVNGDTEKYVPLDIENDVHVSDSMTKIVSLEQSRNSAISFAILLKTLFYILVWYTLSTCLTVYNKTLLGDNLGKFPAPLLMNTIHFSLQAIFSNVIVYIQSRNSESSNNIMTWKDYFARVIPTAIGTALDVNLSNESLVYITVTFATMCKSASPIFLLMFAFAFRLEKPSLKLVGIMLIISVGVLLTVTKETKFEFWGFIFVMLSAVMAGFRWCMTQILLQEEAYGLKNPITLMSYVTPVMAIITVVLSLFLDPWDTFKGNNYFDSSKHIIRSCLLMLLGGALAFCMVLMEYILVSATSAVTVTVAGIVKEAVTILVAVFYFHDQFTWLKGVGLLTIMVGVSLFNCFKYYKLKKEGTNRLTERDAKYVILDDTELQDDELEFPSV; encoded by the exons ATGATGGAGCTAAGCAATGGACTAGGAGATGAAGAGACGGTTGAAGCAACAGAAGCAGCTGCTGCTCATACGGAAGATAAAGTCGGGGAAGTTGGTAAAGAAAAGGAGAAGGATCGGAAGCTATCGCTACGTAGGGAGCCCTCTTTCTCGCGGTGGTGCAACGAGGATGGGATCTTGCGGCAGAGCGCCGTGGACGATGATGGATCCCCTAGGACCAACTCAGCGGCAGAAGAGTCCGAAGAATTCGAACTGCCGTTGCTCCATCAGAGGATGCCTGATGAAGTGGGATCACAGGCAGAGGACCAGCGGAGAATCCATGAATTCCGGCAGAGGAGCATGTTTCTGGGGATCGTGAATGGGGACACTGAGAAGTACGTGCCTTTGGATATAGAGAACGATGTGCACGTCAGCGATTCTATGACAAAGATCGTGTCTTTGGAGCAATCCAGAAATAGCGCAATTTCTTTTGCAATCTTGCTAAAGACTCTGTTCTATATACTGGTTTGGTACACATTAAGTACCTGCTTGACAGT GTACAATAAGACATTACTAGGTGATAATTTGGGGAAATTTCCAGCTCCACTGTTGATGAATACAATTCATTTTTCTTTGCAAGCCATTTTCTCGAATGTCATTGTGTATATCCAGTCTCGGAATTCTGAAAGCAGCAATAATATCATGACATGGAAGGATTACTTTGCCAGAG TTATCCCAACTGCTATTGGAACTGCGTTGGATGTGAATTTAAGCAATGAGTCTCTTGTATATATAACGGTGACATTTGCAACCATG TGTAAATCTGCATCTCCTATATTTCTCCTTATGTTTGCATTTGCCTTCAG GCTGGAGAAACCTAGTTTGAAGCTTGTAGGCATTATGCTCATTATTTCTGTTGGTGTTCTACTAACAG TTACAAAAGAGACAAAGTTTGAGTTCTGGGGCTTCATTTTTGTTATGTTATCTGCTGTTATGGCTGGTTTTCGCTGGTGTATGACACAGATTCTGTTGCAG GAAGAGGCATATG GTTTGAAGAATCCAATCACTTTGATGAGTTATGTGACACCAGTGATGGCGATCATAACTGTTGTCCTTTCTCTATTTTTGGATCCCTGGGATACGTTCAAGGGAAACAATTACTTTGATAGCTCTAAACACATAATACGAAGCTGCCTACTTATGCTTCTCGGAGGAGCATTGGCATTTTGTATG GTTTTAATGGAATATATTCTCGTTTCAGCAACTAGTGCAGTGACAGTAACAGTAGCTGGCATTGTGAAGGAGGCTGTTACAATTTTG GTTGCAGTATTTTACTTCCACGATCAGTTTACCTGGTTAAAGGGAGTAGGGCTTTTAACTATTATGGTCGGAGTCAGTTTGTTTAATTGCTTCAA ATACTACAAGCTGAAAAAAGAAGGAACAAATAGATTAACTGAGCGAGATGCAAAATACGTTATTCTCGATGACACAGAGCTTCAAGATGATGAACTTGAGTTTCCATCAGTGTAG